A genomic segment from Etheostoma spectabile isolate EspeVRDwgs_2016 chromosome 11, UIUC_Espe_1.0, whole genome shotgun sequence encodes:
- the si:rp71-68n21.9 gene encoding kelch-like protein 9, producing the protein MGGSGDDSGPGRLSLRLSRLGSRHQSRDPPRPPAQPERLPAPPDRPVQQDDRPSPPAPAPHSPPAPVPAPAPLPPPMEMPPKRPDKSTKPKLPPRPLSKVFSSTDHGAAVLQGFDAFRADETLCDVVLVPGDSTATFPVHRVIMASCSDYFKAMFTGGMREQEMREIKLHGVTKSGLKNIIDFIYTSKVSLDMGNLQDTLEAANFLQVMPVLSFCNQLLSSEITIDNCVEVENMATDLLLEDVQQNIGEFVSQNLSALVECGRYLQLSETSMAKALSNNSLKGFSEMDLYHIAKGWLEHNSPSRRSSVYALMRHIRFPLMSPSELIQISQEEEEGGDSMMRSETACVNLLLEASNYQMMPFMQPALQTDRTQIRSNNTHILALGGVMRQQLVVSRELRLYDEKTGYWRALKPMEAPRYQHGVALLGGFLFIVGGQSTYDTKGKTAIDSAYRYDPRFDKWLEIASLNEKRTFFHLSTLKGKLFAVGGRNASGEIDTVECYNLKKNEWTFVNNMVEPHYGHAGTVHGDLMYISGGITRDTFQKELWCYDPIADTWSRRADMVELRGLHCMCTVGDRLYVMGGNHFRGSSDYDDVLGCEYYSPETDQWTVVAPMSRGQSDVGVTVFNGQIYVVGGYSWNSRCMVDIVQRYDPEQDVWDQVFNVLEPLGGIRACTMTVTLPEGSVDEAQIQECPLPTAKS; encoded by the exons ATGGG gGGCAGTGGAGATGACAGCGGGCCAGGGAGGCTGAGCCTCAGATTGTCTCGCCTGGGCAGCAGGCATCAGTCCAGGGATCCTCCGAGACCTCCCGCTCAGCCGGAGAGACTTCCTGCTCCACCTGACAGACCTGTTCAACAAG ATGACAGGCCTTCTCCACCAGCCCCTGCTCCACATTCACCTCCAGCTCCGGTTCCTGCTCCAGCTCCGCTACCTCCACCCATGGAAATGCCACCTAAGCGCCCAGACAAATCCACAAAGCCCAAACTTCCCCCTCGGCCGCTGTCCAAGGTGTTCAGCAGCACTGACCATGGAGCAGCGGTTTTGCAG GGCTTTGATGCTTTTCGGGCAGATGAGACTCTCTGTGATGTCGTCTTGGTTCCCGGGGACAGCACAGCCACTTTCCCAGTCCACAGAGTCATCATGGCTTCGTGCAGTGACTATTTCAAGGCAATGTTCACAG GAGGCATGAGAGAGCAGGAGATGAGAGAGATCAAGCTGCATGGGGTCACTAAGTCGGGTTTAAAGAACATTATAGACTTCATTTACACATCCAAAGTCAGCCTGGACATGGGTAATCTCCAGGACACGCTGGAGGCTGCAAACTTCTTGCAGGTCATGCCTGTCCTGAGCTTCTGTAATCAGCTTCTGAGCAGTGAG ATCACCATTGATAATTGTGTGGAGGTGGAGAACATGGCCACAGACCTGCTTCTGGAGGATGTTCAGCAGAATATAG GTGAGTTTGTGAGCCAGAACCTCTCAGCGTTGGTGGAGTGTGGCCGCTACCTCCAGCTCTCTGAAACCAGCATGGCCAAAGCTCTGTCCAACAACTCCCTAAAGGGTTTCTCTGAGATGGACCTCTACCACATCGCCAAAGGATGGCTTGAACACAACTCCCCCAGTCGCCGCTCCTCTGTCTACGCCTTGATGCGCCATATTCGCTTCCCATTGATGAGCCCCAGCGAGCTGATTCAGATCTcccaggaagaagaagagggaggagACTCCATGATGCGCTCTGAGACAGCCTGTGTGAACCTCCTGCTGGAGGCCAGCAACTACCAGATGATGCCTTTCATGCAGCCAGCTCTGCAGACTGATCGCACACAAATACGCTCAAACAACACCCACATCCTGGCTCTGGGTGGTGTGATGCGGCAGCAGCTGGTGGTGAGCCGGGAGCTGAGGCTGTATGATGAAAAGACGGGCTATTGGCGGGCGCTGAAGCCTATGGAGGCACCGCGTTACCAGCATGGAGTGGCTCTTCTAGGCGGCTTCCTCTTTATTGTTGGAG GCCAGAGCACCTACGACACCAAGGGTAAGACGGCCATTGACAGCGCCTACCGCTACGACCCGCGCTTCGACAAGTGGCTGGAGATTGCTTCACTCAACGAAAAGAGGACTTTCTTCCACCTAAGCACTCTGAAGGGGAAACTGTTTGCAGTCGGAGGAAGGAACGCCTCAGGAGAGATTG ACACGGTGGAGTGCTACAACCTGAAGAAAAATGAGTGGACCTTTGTGAACAACATGGTGGAGCCTCACTATGGACACGCTGGAACAGTTCACGGGGATCTAATGTACATCTCAG GGGGCATAACCCGTGACACGTTCCAGAAGGAGCTTTGGTGTTACGATCCCATCGCCGACACGTGGAGTCGTCGAGCCGACATGGTGGAGCTCCGCGGCCTACACTGCATGTGCACCGTAGGAGACAGACTCTACGTCATGGGCGGGAATCACTTCCGAGGCAGCAGCGACTACGACGACGTCCTAGGCTGCGAATACTACAGCCCGGAGACAGACCAGTGGACGGTGGTGGCGCCAATGTCAAGGGGCCAGAGCGATGTCGGCGTGACAGTGTTTAACGGACAGATCTACGTGGTGGGAGGGTATTCCTGGAACAGCAGATGCATGGTTGACATTGTGCAGCGTTATGATCCAGAACAGGATGTGTGGGACCAGGTGTTCAACGTGCTGGAGCCTCTGGGGGGGATTCGTGCCTGTACAATGACAGTTACACTGCCAGAGGGGTCAGTGGATGAAGCTCAGATACAGGAGTGCCCGTTGCCAACAGCGAAGAGCTGA
- the hsd3b1 gene encoding hydroxy-delta-5-steroid dehydrogenase, 3 beta- and steroid delta-isomerase 1 — MSLRGEVCVVTGAGGFLGKRLVRLLLEEEEMAEIRLLDKQIQPQLLDSLEDCRGNTKLSVLEGDIRDGDFLRKSCRGASIVFHIASIIDVHGSVEDSELYSVNVKGTQLLLEACIQENVVSFIYTSTIEVMGPNSNGEPIINGSEDTVYNCSLKFAYSKTKKEAEQRTLQAHSEVLNNGGRLATCALRPMYIYGEGCRFLLGHMGDGIRNKGILFRMCQPEARVNPVYVGNVAIAHLQAARSLKDPQKRNAIGGKFYLISDDTPLLSYSDFSHVLMSPLGFSIQEKLMYPLRLLYMVCFLMEMLCMMVRPFVRIVPPLNRQLVTMLNTPFSFSYEKAKRDLGYVPRYTWEEARKRTIEWLASELPKERERLIAK; from the exons ATGTCTCTGAGAggggaagtgtgtgtggtgaCGGGAGCCGGTGGATTCCTGGGAAAGAGGCTGGtgaggctgctgctggaggaagaggaaatgGCTGAGATTCGACTGCTGGACAAACAAATCCAGCCACAACTTCTAGACTCTCTGGAGG ACTGTAGAGGCAACACAAAGTTGAGTGTGTTGGAGGGGGACATCAGAGACGGGGATTTCCTGAGAAAAAGCTGCCGAGGTGCATCAATCGTCTTCCACATTGCATCCATCATTGACGTTCATGGCTCAGTGGAGGACAGTGAGCTATACAGTGTCAATGTCAAAG GAACGCAGCTGCTCCTGGAGGCTTGTATTCAAGAGAACGTGGTGTCCTTCATCTACACCAGTACCATCGAGGTGATGGGACCAAACTCTAACGGTGAACCCATAATCAACGGCAGCGAGGACACAGTTTATAACTGCTCTCTGAAGTTTGCCTACAGCAAGACCAAGAAGGAGGCTGAGCAGAGAACCCTGCAGGCCCACAGCGAGGTGCTCAATAACGGAGGCCGGCTGGCAACCTGCGCCCTCAGACCTATGTACATCTACGGGGAGGGCTGCCGCTTCCTGCTGGGCCACATGGGCGACGGGATACGAAACAAGGGCATTTTGTTTCGTATGTGTCAACCGGAGGCCCGAGTGAATCCTGTGTATGTCGGCAACGTGGCTATAGCCCACCTCCAAGCAGCCCGCAGCCTCAAGGATCCACAAAAAAGAAACGCTATCGGAGGAAAGTTTTACCTAATTTCTGATGACACGCCACTTCTAAGTTATTCGGACTTCAGCCACGTCCTGATGTCCCCTCTGGGCTTCAGCATTCAAGAGAAGCTCATGTACCCGCTCCGCCTCCTCTACATGGTCTGCTTCTTAATGGAGATGCTGTGCATGATGGTGCGACCTTTCGTACGCATCGTCCCGCCCCTGAACCGGCAGCTCGTCACCATGTTGAACACGCCGTTCAGCTTCTCGTATGAGAAGGCTAAGAGGGATCTGGGATACGTCCCCAGATACACCTGGGAGGAAGCACGCAAACGCACCATTGAATGGCTCGCGTCCGAGCTGCCAAAGGAGAGGGAAAGACTAATtgctaaataa